The Drosophila sulfurigaster albostrigata strain 15112-1811.04 chromosome 3, ASM2355843v2, whole genome shotgun sequence genomic sequence TACGAAATCAGCTGGTAAAATTCCCCTCAATATCACGATAATATTGGAACAAAAACTGATGAGGCTTTGTTTGAAATCcgcatttaataaaatttcatttcgacTGTAACACAAGTCACCAGATGTCGCaatttagctttggcattggcCTTGCCATTGTAGTTGAAGACTCTAATGCGATAGTCACCGGGTCGCAGAAAAACAGGAATGCTCTGGCTCTCCAGCCGCAAATTGCGCAGATTATAGTAGCTCTAGAAgaaatattgattaaaattaGGAAGTCTACcgaaaatgtgtgtgttcttACAGGTTTTATTGGGCAACTGGGACTCATATTTCCGTATTTGCGAATGTTGCGAAACCAGACTCTGACCAGACCCGTTGCCATCATTTCCTTGAGGGTTTTGCAGGTGTCGATGTCATAATTCAACAGTGTTAGGTAGTTCATAGAGTCCTCAACTCTGTACTTGACCGTTACAGTGGTGCGACTCGATGAGATCAACTGTTTGACATGCATATCCAGATTAAGAGATGCATCTTCACTGAGCCAACCCGTCAGATTCGAGATGATCTTGTCATCGAAGTCGACGAAGACCTTTTTAAACTCAGTGCGTAATGCTAAGAGAGTTGTTTGAACAGTTGTGTGCGAGGGTTTTTAAAGATCAGATCCATTCAAACTTACTGCTGAACTGGCGATTGGGTGCGGTCTCCACCTGATTGAGTGAGTTGAGCACAAAGTAAACGAGCAGCAGAAACATGACTTTGTGTCTTGAATGACATTGGCAGACAGAAgag encodes the following:
- the LOC133845983 gene encoding uncharacterized protein LOC133845983: MFLLLVYFVLNSLNQVETAPNRQFSTLRTEFKKVFVDFDDKIISNLTGWLSEDASLNLDMHVKQLISSSRTTVTVKYRVEDSMNYLTLLNYDIDTCKTLKEMMATGLVRVWFRNIRKYGNMSPSCPIKPSYYNLRNLRLESQSIPVFLRPGDYRIRVFNYNGKANAKAKLRHLVTCVTVEMKFY